In Juglans microcarpa x Juglans regia isolate MS1-56 chromosome 7D, Jm3101_v1.0, whole genome shotgun sequence, the following are encoded in one genomic region:
- the LOC121238712 gene encoding vacuolar protein sorting-associated protein 36 — protein MAGKWLATVQQTSSGRPVFLENEIECSLVSAVDLECDELSDFPSLKSGLLILTTHRLLWLPPDSSTSSPSSAVSLPLSSVSHIHSSKKSLKSIFHSPRVRFQASLNPGPRSVAITIVMRGKGDCDAFLGKFWENWRARAWEKESESESTRSGRGGDSQSKSGSANVSGGFYTREGAVRMVGVSGILRKEQEMWESTDKSLQEAFLDLNALMSKAKEMVMLAEKMRQKLLSGSNSQTGTTNDEEMGSKEEMQDWLLSVGIISPVTKESAGALYHQQLSRQLADFVRIPLERAGGMMNLIDVYCHFNRARGTELISPEDLLRACSLWEKFDVPVMLRKFDSGVMVIQNKSHSDVEVFARIKALVTDPDALRTGISPSDAAMTLGIAPGMAKEHLLTAESKGLLCRDISPDGFRFYINLFADINTDDVYLIKDHSMYATWVRVASASS, from the exons ATGGCCGGAAAGTGGCTGGCGACGGTGCAGCAAACGAGCAGCGGGCGGCCGGTCTTCCTAGAGAACGAAATTGAGTGCTCCCTAGTCTCCGCCGTTGACCTCGAATGTGATGAGCTCTCCGACTTCCCTTCTCTCAAGTCCGGCCTCCTAATCCTCACCACCCACCGCCTCCTCTGGCTGCCTCCAGATTCCTCCACCTCCTCCCCATCATCCGCCGTTTCCCTTCCTCTCTCCTCCGTATCCCACATCCACTCCTCCAAGAAGTCTCTCAAGTCCATCTTCCACTCCCCCCGAGTCCGGTTCCAGGCCTCCCTCAACCCGGGTCCGAGATCGGTGGCGATCACCATCGTCATGAGGGGAAAGGGCGACTGCGACGCGTTTCTGGGGAAGTTCTGGGAGAACTGGCGGGCGAGGGCGTGGGAGAAGGAGAGCGAGAGCGAGAGTACCCGGTCGGGTAGGGGAGGGGATTCCCAGTCTAAGTCTGGATCGGCTAATGTTTCTGGCGGGTTTTATACGAGGGAAGGGGCGGTGAGGATGGTGGGGGTGTCGGGGATACTGAGGAAGGAGCAGGAGATGTGGGAGAGTACGGACAAGAGCCTGCAGGAGGCGTTCCTGGATTTGAATGCTCTCATG AGTAAGGCTAAAGAGATGGTGATGCTAGCAGAGAAAATGAGGCAAAAACTTCTGAGTGGCTCAAATTCTCAAACTGGCACCACAAATGATGAAGAGATGGGTTCCAAAGAAGAGATGCAAGATTGGCTATTGAGTGTTGGTATAATATCCCCGGTTACGAAAGAGTCTGCTGGTGCGCTATATCATCAACAGCTGTCCCGTCAG TTGGCAGATTTTGTCCGAATTCCACTTGAGAGAGCTGGAGGAATGATGAATCTTATAGATGTCTATTGTCACTTCAACCGTGCTCGAGGCACAG AGTTGATCTCACCAGAGGATTTGTTGCGGGCATGTTCTCTCTGGGAGAAGTTTGATGT CCCGGTGATGCTTCGGAAATTCGATAGTGGGGTCATGGTCATCCAGAATAAGTCCCACAGTGACGTGGAG GTTTTTGCAAGAATCAAGGCCCTTGTGACAGATCCGGATGCCCTCCGAACTGGGATAAGTCCAAGTGATGCTGCAATGACATTAGGAATTGCTCCTGGCATGGCAAAGGAACATCTTCTAACTGCTGAGAGCAAAG GTTTGCTATGCAGAGACATAAGTCCTGATGGCTTTCGCTTTTATATCAACCTCTTCGCTGACATCAATACGGATGATGTTTACTT GATCAAAGATCATAGTATGTATGCTACATGGGTTAGGGTAGCCTCTGCTTCTAG TTAA
- the LOC121238710 gene encoding NADH--cytochrome b5 reductase 1-like codes for MFQLPYNVTFESLKMELMQIPHAHLLRIAIALSLVAIPAAYLYFTNKPKGCLNPDKFNEFKLVKKTQLSQNTARFRFSLPTPTSVLGLPIGQHVICRGKDNQGEEVTRPYTPITLDSDVGYFELVVKMYPMGKMSHHFRELREGDYLPVKGPKGRFKYKPGQARAFGMLAGGSGITPMFQLIRAILENRKDKTNVHLIYANVTLDDILLKEELDAFARNFPDRFKVFYVLNQPPVPWNGGVGFITKEMIQTHCPAPALDVQILRCGPPAMNKAMKAHLDALEYTSDMQFEF; via the exons ATGTTTCAGTTACCGTACAATGTGACCTTTGAGTCTCTCAAAATGGAGCTCATGCAAATTCCCCATGCCCACCTGCTCAGGATAGCCATTGCTCTATCTTTGGTGGCCATACCTGCTGCCTATTTATATTTCACCAATAAACCCAAAG GTTGTTTAAATCCTGACAAGTTCAACGAATTCAAACTTGTTAAGAAAACTCAGCTAAGCCAGAATACTGCAAGGTTCAGATTTAGTCTTCCTACACCTACTTCAGTGTTGGGTCTTCCCATCGGACAACATGTAATTTGCAG AGGAAAGGATAACCAAGGTGAAGAAGTGACTAGACCATATACACCAATTACTTTGGACTCTGATGTGGGTTACTTTGAACTGGTTGTAAAG atgTATCCCATGGGAAAGATGTCCCATCATTTCAGAGAGCTGCGAGAAGGCGATTACCTGCCTGTGAAGGGCCCCAAG GGGCGCTTTAAATACAAACCTGGCCAAGCTCGAGCTTTTGGAATGCTTGCAGGTGGCTCTGGCATAACCCCAATGTTTCAG CTCATTCGAGCCATACTAGAAAACCGGAAAGATAAGACCAATGTGCATCTTATCTATGCCAATGTCACCCTAGATGACATTTTGTTGAAG GAAGAGCTAGATGCCTTTGCTAGAAATTTCCCTGATCGTTTCAAAGTCTTCTATGTCTTGAATCAG CCTCCTGTGCCATGGAATGGTGGCGTTGGGTTTATAACCAAGGAAATGATTCAAACCCATTGCCCAGCACCTGCCCTAGATGTTCAG ATTCTGAGGTGCGGTCCACCAGCCATGAACAAGGCCATGAAAGCTCACCTTGATGCACTTGAATACACATCAGACATGCAGTTCGAGTTCTGA
- the LOC121238711 gene encoding uncharacterized protein LOC121238711, translating into MLPPYNSFPRLPNQSQQTNALSTPPSQQVMQSNPPLVNTGNLVQNTMQFQRQFGMNNSQIQAPPSNSNAHLNPNMRPSITQPGFMNVPNHVLPLQNNHLGVPHLGSQQGLSHVGFASQNSVCNMNPVAGFPGNGQFCNLMQNANQVNGSQPPFVHNFPNLHQQLNQNMGLLNGQYGFPNMLQNVNQLVPLQMPASSQVGPYGIPLCPPHMLGGLNQPTQATVSQNPSIFPNMHFGPVHCNQVGQQDNQNQQNFAPPTINGPVAAQQLKGNSSAPLNRCPVQPPHTKNLQTPVFTWSQGNPTDKGGSNIPSSNWKHSPNKKFTRNSKNGLSQVGFHKSQSHHMKNAKKKSGFPYEHKGKGLSNERSGQFGISNQARERKRFLSWTYSKQEVQLWREARKKNYPSKSNIEKKQAAKLSDSGGIDRDAKLRKVQLKEILAKQAEMGVEVAEVPSHYLSDTEKQEHGREENKRHLTKKGRFQNKFNKRGRRNKKDRLAKRQRLEEKDSSVVHNEDKDSSNVPSLNKRMPTLLQKLLSADIGRDKRRLLQVFRFMVMNSFFKDWPDKPLKFPLVIVNESWCEDDAIEEKSSAVGKNAEDDDGESDGEDAEDDGSESEDSDDDENKDNNNADIKIDAEVKKVSSFVRREGSIGVGIEIPEEEEGEIID; encoded by the exons ATGCTACCTCCCTACAATTCCTTCCCTCGCCTTCCCAACCAAAGCCAGCAAACTAATGCTCTCTCCACTCCACCTTCTCAACAG GTTATGCAATCAAACCCTCCCCTTGTAAATACGGGTAATTTAGTGCAAAACACCATGCAATTTCAACGCCAGTTTGGCATGAACAATTCTCAAATTCAAGCCCCCCCGAGTAATTCTAATGCCCATTTGAACCCCAACATGCGGCCTTCCATTACTCAACCTGGTTTCATGAATGTACCTAACCATGTTCTTCCCTTGCAAAATAATCATCTGGGTGTGCCCCATTTGGGTTCTCAACAGGGCCTATCCCATGTGGGGTTTGCTTCACAAAACAGCGTATGCAATATGAACCCCGTTGCAGGGTTTCCTGGTAATGGACAATTCTGCAATTTGATGCAGAATGCAAATCAAGTCAATGGGTCGCAGCCTCCTTTTGTCCATAATTTTCCAAATTTACATCAACAACTCAATCAAAATATGGGTTTGCTGAATGGGCAGTACGGTTTTCCAAATATGTTGCAAAATGTGAACCAACTTGTGCCCTTGCAAATGCCAGCTTCTTCTCAAGTTGGTCCTTACGGTATCCCTTTATGTCCTCCACATATGTTGGGTGGCCTCAATCAACCAACCCAGGCTACAGTTTCTCAAAATCCTTCTATTTTTCCGAATATGCATTTTGGTCCTGTACATTGTAATCAGGTTGGGCAGCAAGATAACCAGAATCAGCAAAACTTTGCTCCACCTACAATAAATGGACCTGTTGCAGCTCAGCAATTGAAAGGGAACTCGTCCGCACCACTTAATCGATGTCCGGTTCAACCACCTCATACTAAAAACTTGCAAACTCCTGTTTTCACATGGTCACAG GGCAATCCTACTGATAAGGGTGGGAGTAATATTCCGAGCTCCAACTGGAAACATTCACCCAACAAAAAATTCACAAGGAATTCAAAAAATGGACTCTCTCAAGTggg ATTTCACAAGTCTCAGTCTCATCATATgaaaaatgcaaagaaaaagtCTGGGTTTCCTTACGAACACAAGGGGAAAG gacTGAGCAATGAGAGGTCTGGACAATTTGGTATATCCAACCAAGCCAGGGAGCGAAAGAG ATTTCTTTCTTGGACCTACTCAAAACAAGAAGTCCAGCTGTGGCGTGAAGCACGAAAGAAGAATTACCCATCAAAATCCAACATAGAGAAG AAGCAGGCCGCAAAGCTATCAGACTCTGGGGGCATTGATAGAGATGCCAAACTACGAAAAGTG CAACTCAAGGAGATTTTAGCAAAGCAAGCTGAAATGGGAGTTGAAGTTGCAGAGGTACCATCCCACTATCTGTCAGATACAGAGAAGCAAGAACATGGAAGGGAAGAGAACAAAAGGCATTTGACTAAGAAGGGGAGATTCCAAAACAAGTTTAATAAAAGGGGAAGACGCAACAAAAAAGATCGGCTTGCTAAGAGGCAGAGGCTAGAGGAGAAGGATTCATCTGTTGTTCACAATGAAGACAAGGATTCATCTAACGTCCCTTCTTTGAACAAGAGAATGCCAACACTACTGCAGAAGCTTCTGAGTGCAGATATAGGTAGAGATAAACGCCGCTTGTTGCAGGTTTTTAGGTTCATGGTGATGAACTCTTTCTTCAAAGATTGGCCGGATAAGCCACTCAAATTTCCTTTGGTAATAGTTAATGAAAGTTGGTGTGAGGATGATGCAATTGAAGAGAAATCATCAGCTGTGGGTAAAAATGctgaagatgatgatggtgaGAGTGATGGTGAAGATGCTGAAGATGATGGTAGTGAGAGTGAAGATAGTGATGACGATGAAAACAAAGACAACAACAATGCTGATATAAAAATTGATGCAGAAGTGAAAAAAGTGTCCAGCTTTGTTAGGAGAGAAGGTAGTATTGGTGTGGGAATTGAGATTCCCGAGGAAGAAGAGGGTGAAATCATTGACTAG